From the Prochlorococcus marinus str. AS9601 genome, the window GAAGAGATATCCAACAAATAGTGCAAAGGTTATTCTTGTGACTCCGATTTTATTTATTAATAATTGCATCCCGCAAGCTGTTGCGAGACTGCTTGTAGGGTGAAAAAAATAACATAAAGCTTTCGAAAATAAACTATATTCTAAATTTTGAGGGGAAATATATCTATTTTGCATAATCGCTAGCGGACTCTCACCGATAGTTAAAATATCATTTTTTTCTACAATTCCTTTGCAGTATTTAATCACAGTATTTACTGGGTTATCAAAGCAACCAAGTAAATCAGTTTTAATAGCAAGTGCTTTATATTTATTATTTATTGGAATTTCAAAAACCTCTTTCGGCCTTTGTTTTTGACCATCTAAATTAATTAAGAAACAATCCTTATTATTTGAAATACCAAAATGTCCATAGTTCTCCCAATATATTTTTAACCATAGATATTTTATTTTTTTTCTAAAGTTATCATTGCTAAATTTATATATGATTCTTACAAATAATTCTGAATTTGACTTGATAATTGTTGTTGGCCAGTAATTATTTAAATTCTTAATTTTATTATTTTCATATATGTAAATATCTTGTTGATAATTAAAATTTTGGCAATATTCGTTACCTTTACTTTTAAAACAATCTAACTCAAAATTTATATTAGAAACCATCGTCTCTTTAGTTTTACTTTTATTAGTTATTTTTAAATCAATAATTAATTCGTTTAAACCATCCTTTTTTTTGATTTTGTAATTTATAGGTACCAGATTTAACTTTGATTTGGGTGAGTTTTTAATATATAAATCTGAAATAATTAAAAAAATTAAAAGAACTAAGAAGATATTTATTAATATCATTTTTTTTTAATTAATTTTTGTTTTTATTTTTTTTTTCAGAAATGATACTGTTGTATTCATTAAAACTTTCTACAGAAAATGTCGTTTCTTCTATATCAATTCCCTTTAGTTCTCCAATAACTTTGTTTAATTCATCGATATTAATCATTCCATTTTTATCAAATTTAACTGCACCATCACTATTTAAAATAATGGTTTGTGGAATTAATCCGTTCCAATAATAATTAGGTTCATTTCTAAGATCAGACTTTTCTTTATCCTGTAAATCATCAGTAGTTAGAGCAATGATATCTATATTATTTCTCCATATCAAATCTAAACCGGATATTATCGGAGCCATAGCTTTACTATCCGAGCTGTCGTCAAGATAAAAAAATAAAACTGAAACTCTTTTATTTTTTAATGATTCCTGAAGAGTTGT encodes:
- a CDS encoding thylakoid membrane photosystem I accumulation factor — translated: MKIIQWILIALIFLSPFKANASRDTDSYDGNIFPIYSGNGAIVPPQTTLQESLKNKRVSVLFFYLDDSSDSKAMAPIISGLDLIWRNNIDIIALTTDDLQDKEKSDLRNEPNYYWNGLIPQTIILNSDGAVKFDKNGMINIDELNKVIGELKGIDIEETTFSVESFNEYNSIISEKKNKNKN